A stretch of DNA from Lycium ferocissimum isolate CSIRO_LF1 chromosome 4, AGI_CSIRO_Lferr_CH_V1, whole genome shotgun sequence:
AATCAAAAGCTGAAGCCCTTGGCAGGTATCAAACTTGCTACATGGCTGCCTCTTGTTAGAAGGTTCCTTATCAAATGGCTGCACGCTAGTACATCCTTCTGTGCAAATATGCTCCAAACAATCCATCGCTTCACTTAGCTGTAAATACAAGCTCAGCTCCAGTCTGTGTCTCCTtgtcctcttcttcctctataATAACAAATTTAGGATGCAAAATCACTAATCACAGCCACTTGACTGGTATAAGAGATGCAAGCAAATGTCATGTAATGAATTCATGGCAAACTTTATATCTTTCATGATTAATTGACAACTTTCACCATTGTACTATTCAAGGTTAAATTTTGGATTATATTTAAAGTTTCAATTGTCTATGAACTGAATAAGGGATGTATGCCAATTACAGTATAGTTACGTACCAACTCAGCCTCATCCATGAACTGTAGAATTTCAAGCTCAAGCCAGGGATCATGAGTTTGAAGGAACTTCCAGCCCTCAGTTTCCTCAACTCTCTTGAAATTGCTAGACAAAAATTTCATGCTCTTGAGGTATAAATCTGGTGCATCACATAGCCTTGCAAGTTGAAGCACATCCACTGCATTTTCAATCGTCAATCGCTCGGCCAACCCCTTTGTGCTTCTCTGCTTCAGCTGTGGCACCAAGTACACATGAGAAAGTGCTAGCAGATGAATCCCATGTCTCTCCATCTGCTCTTCAGTGCACCTAAATACAAGGACAACTTGGTTATATTACACACTAAGCCTTTTTGTACTGGTTTAATCGAGTTTAACTTCTGGTTTTAAGTCCCTGATATCTTAATAACTTTTACCCCACCGGATTAATTACTTAATACTTGTCAATAACAATAAGTATGTAACCtagaaataataaaacaaaCTTGTATAATTGATTAAGCTAAGTAAACTGTGTAAAAGTTATTTTTACATTAGTATGATGATCCACTTcagcaaaaaaattattttacattAGTAGTGTATACAACTTAAATCATTAACATTTATTATATCTATAGTGGAAATGTTCTTCGTCTATCTAGTTTTATGTGACATTCTTCTAGTTTGTTAACAAGAAAATGGTACCTTTACATATTTGTAAATTCAATTTTAAACTGCTTATTTTAACCATTAATGAGATGTTTTTATAGCCACAAAAATGTCATTAAATATTTATGATCACGAAATTAGAAAAGATTCATTTTTTGCTTAAACTTCATATGTAATCAAACATCGTGACATAAAATGAAATAGAGGAGTATCTAAGTAGATGCaacttttaatttaatataatagataaataaatagaaattgGTAATCTGAAAATGAGAGTAAGTAGCGTGTTACAAATGATTCAACTATATTGATTTAAAAATCATAACGTAAATCCTTTTGTAATTCATTCCAAGGACAACGGAGATGTCGGTCGAGGCACCTATCTGGCGGCCAACAGAATATGaagcaaaaaaatattagtAGTACTATGATTAAAGATTCCAGAGTCAATGAATGAGCCACACGCAACCAATTAAGAAATGGGCAGGCAGATTCGCCTTTGAATACCAACTACCTATTTTCCAATCAAACAAGGAACCTTGTAGCCTGGTTGGCTAAATTTTTGGAAGGATAAAAGTGtttattgttttaaaagaaaattattttaaaattttggccAAGGGAGTAGGAGACATTAATcgctatttaaaaatatttttatattgattAGTCAAATATAAATTGATTCTGATAAAAAGCATTTAAGTACTTTTTTAAAGgcgattttgaaaaaaaacactttttagaAGTTTGGTCAAACAAAATAGAGTATTATGCCTAAAAAAATCTACACCTTGTGGTTAAAAATTTAGTTTATTCAATTCCAGCTTGGATGGAACCAATCAGATTCGAAGTTTAAACgcaattaactaattaaaaaaagCTACGTCAAAACAACAAATGAAGAAAACAAACGGATTTGCGTGTATTTTAGGAACTcacttgaatgaatagagaaACCGAATGAAGACGGAAACGGCGTCGCACGGCACGCCAAGAATCCGAATAGTTCTCTCGGAGCTCCGCCGCTTTTGTGGCTGAACAAGTATGTTCTCTAAAACAGTCGAAGCAGCAGCCTACAAATACATTTCTCAGAGATCAGTATTTCTTATAATTTATAATAGACTTTTGGTAACATCATTTGCAACtgatgtttatttttcaaagaacaGCTCAGAGTTTTGACAGTGAAGTTAACGGTCATTCTCATGTTAGTTGAGAAGTATTCCGATTTTCAGGAATTAAGAACTAGTATCATCTTCCTTGCAAGTTAATCAAATACTCCCTCGTCATGTGTCACCAATTGAATAGTGActgagtttaagaaagaaaacaatACTTTTGAAATTGCGGTCAAAAGAAGCCTTATATATTTGTACGGCGGTAGATCTATAAAGTTAAACtacttttaaatataaaaatatgacattattttttagacagacaaaaagaaaagaaggagtaGCAGCTaatagattttatttttaaaaagcaaAAGAATTCCATGTAATTGATAGATTTTGACGGAAATTTAAAACTTGATGTGATTAGTTTAAGTGTTCGTACCAGAACGGTGGAATGTGCTGGAATGCGGAGGCCGCCGGAGGTGACGATTTGGACATCAGTTTCAGACATTTCGTCGGAAAAGTTATTGTGTGACATGATGATTACAGATatttttggaattgattatatgATATGGTTCGATTAATTTTCCTGGAACAGAGTATATCGAAATTTAGAGAGAGTTTCTTTTAGTTTTTGGTGAGAGCACTCTGCTTGCCCCAACCCACTGTATTTATAAGCGGGAGCGTAGAGGTACCAACCAAAAAACAAAACGGCGGCACCACGTGGAAGATTCAACTAGGAACCCAACAAAGAAAACGAAAAAATTACTCTCTCCGTATTTACACTTAATTTATAGATTTGTTTATAGTTTTTAAATACACTACACTATAATCTATAtcaattaatattaataattcatatattttCTCACTTCAGTTTAgcctcttaaaaaaaaaaaaaaaaaaaaaggttttaccCTCGGTATCACCTGGCCCAAGTTTATAATCATATAATCCCACAATTGGGGTTTAGGGAGGGTAGAGTTACGCAGCTTTTAACCGGGAGGTAGAGAGGGAACATTCTTACCGATAGACACGTCGGCTCGGGATAAAAGCAAAAATATAGCggttcaaaaaaaaaggaacaagaatTCAAAGAAAACAAGACACTAAACAAATAACGAGAGATAGTAGATAGTAACAGAAATAAATGATAAGAAACTACATGAGATATACTACGACTACTTGTAAGGAAAGAAAAGCTAGACAACGCTCTACTGCCTACTAGCCCATTTTGTGTAAATACTTAGGAAAAGGCaataatttctttatttatgattatgattttttttttatttttttgcttagaAATTGATTGAGAGTGATATTCATGTTTATCATCACAAATTTAAACATTTTTAcggtgaattaaaatgaaaaatttagaacTCAATTATTGATTGTTTTAAAAGCTtcaaaactcacacttggatTTTGTGATTTGTTATTATTGATAAATCGATGATTGATGTTCGCTGTGGATGTCATTTTGAAGTTTTGGTTAAATTAGAAGTCATTATATGAAGATTTGAGCTATTTTGTGATGTTtttgacccatttcttatacaTTACACTTTTATAGAGTGTGAATATATTATTTACAGTAATAATggtgtataatgttgtatactAGGTGTACAAATACTCTTGTGGAAAAATAAAACTGGCTATATGTATGGTGTAAACTGAAATATGGCTAATGAATGCGATGTGTTGTGTTGAACCGTATATTTTTGACAAATTACCTTATTCATATAATTTGATATAAATCGCTAATAATTATATCACCTTGAGTAAATATTTCCATCACATGAAATGTacctctttttaaaaaaaaaaatgatatcgACTCTTTCActaataagtatattttttctttctttttttaatggaTCATTTctcctggaaaaaaaaaaagaataagacaACATCGGAGggtattcttttttaatttcttcattCAAGACCAGGGATATCTGCTCATGCATAATTAATCTCAACATATTCTGACTTGAGGCAAGCTTGCTAGGTTGGGGTTCCattgaacccctaactttcaatacgaaaaataaatttatgtgtaaaaaaatattaaaactgTAATAAATAATAGACATGAActcataatttttaaaatacgaCAAGTTTACACTAAGAATTTTAAGATTAAACCCATAAAATGTAAATTCTGAATCCGCCTCTGCTTAAAGTGGGAAATTCTAATTGGACCAAAGACGAGGGAATTCCTGAAAGAAGCTGAAATGCATACGTTTGTTGACGGGTccaccaaattaaaaaaaaaaacacacacacacacacacaaaattaCGTTGAATCTATTAATAGGAAACCTCCTACCTGGCGTAATGGCAGACGGTGGTGGTCGCCGCGGTACAATGACATATTATTAATAACATTAGACTTCCGTTCAATTTTAACCGTCATTGTAGCTCAAAATAATTAtcactttaaaaattaaaaactaaagtTAGTAATTATTTTCAACTATGTCTTTAATATTAAAGTTGAATTAGTTCTCTTTTAATATTGCtcaattctttaaaaaaaaaactaataattaGGACAacttaataaattatattttgtatttattattttgttaatggACGTGAAAAGAATTAAAACAACAGTTGAAAGGGAGTATATGTCTTccacatatttaaaatattctAAAATTAGAAAGCCACAAACTAATAGATCTTGTAGGCAATACGTTGAAATGCgatccaggatttgaagtttagcATAAGATGCTCATTCAATCAATTTGAGAACTTAGCCTGATTATTCGTCTTTTCGGGGCTTGATTCGGGTTATTAAATCTCTTTCCCAATAAACATTTATTTATAACAATATACgaagaaaacataaaacttccaataatattactaatatcataaatatccatcattcatttacaattGTCATCGATAAGGTTTCATCTTCGAAAATGATCAATGATGACATCATTACTTACATTTGTAAATACATCACGCTCTATGTAACAAATTAAACAATCATTCAAATATTGATCACCAATGCTATTCCGCACTTCATTTTGGATCCGCTTCACGGATGAGAATGTCTCTCCACGATTGCGGTAGCAACAGTAAGACGAGTTAATTTCTGAAGTAAATCAACAAGTGAGTAAGATATCACACGATTTGCCTCAACCAATGCTGCCAAATCACGAATTCCTTGCAAGTTGGAGAACTTGGGATTACCACTTCGCATATGAAATATGAAAGTATCGAGGGTTGGTAACTCAAATCTCTAATCTACGTACTTCATGAAGAGGGTTTGTTTATTTGATGAGaattgaaagaaagggtttgtttctttgatgagaattgagaagagagagaggtttttttttttttttttttttatcgaaGGAAGAGAGTGAAACTGCTTTTCaactttaagaaataaaaaaatcaaagattaaaaaattaaattaagtcAACAACAATTAtagaaataagaaaagagaATATAAAGTTAATGGGAAATTGGGAATGTTTTGTACTAACGCCCACACATCATTGATCGCTTTTATCATTAagccaaagaagaaaataaaaataaagtcaTAGCGCATGTACCACGATTCAATCCCGCGACTTATTGGTAAAATAGAGCCCTTCGCCACTGGCACCAGCGGGTCATTTTGTAGTGAGGGTGCCACtttaaatatttgtatatagtttctgtatatatacatagggtTTCTATGTTTTGGTATGCCACAAAGCGACTGCCCACCCTTAATGGATCCGCCTCTGGCTACGTTCATTGCTCCATAGTCACAAAATACTCAAATCTAGGCGGCGTTTGCtgcaaaatttgaagaaaaatcaactaagttgtttttcaattttgtgCAGAAAATATTGTTTCATTACcaaataccaagaaacaaagcGAAAATTAGTTTCCGCAAATATtgaaaaaacttgaaaaattacTCAAAAGCAgttctttcaatttttcttaaaattaaattcttttattcttgttctttggttaaaaatagttttttttttcaattttcttagGAAACCTCCAaacaaaattttcttaaatttgttGAAGCAAACGTCACACCAAAATATAGTATCGTTAGGTGGAATTCATGCAACAAAGCAGACAAGAGATAAATGCAGGGGGTGCGTCTAGGGAGAAAAAATAGCAGGCAGAGTTGTTATCTGATGAACGGAACTTATTGTGTTTGAAAGTAGTTGAGCATACCTATGCAATATTGTTGTTATATGGGGCAGTTCATATTCAGTACTACTGTGCAAATATTACTTTTATAATGTACTCCAGCTGTTTTACGGAATGTTCCAAAACCGATTACGTAATGGCCCACGCTGCCAAGCCATGAAGATTAATCAACCAGCCACTAATtccgaaaagggcaaaaaaggactactaaaaaataagagaaacaATTGTTGGGGCGAAGTAATTTGCATGTTTatttatagtaaaaaaaaaaaaaagaagatgtgGTATGTAATTACCTATGCCTTTCACGACTTAACCTGACGGTGAAGAAGACAGTGTAGTTTTGTCCACAATTTTAGAGAGAGAAGCAAATGGAACAGCTCATTTTGGCAAGCAATGAAGCAAGTGGGATTAAAAGAATATATATGGAACCATTGATGTTCCTTCTCGCATAACTTGGACACGATGGAAAACCGAAAACAATCAACCATCGAGATTAAGCTCGGTTGCCTTCCTTTAGATTCATGAAAGAGAAATACTAGTTTGATCATCATCTTGTTAGAAGTTTGGAAAGTTGTAAACGCTGTACGAATTTCTTTTTGATTAATAAAATTCTCTCATTAGTAGTTAAGTATAGGCATTTCTTAGTTGTTATAAGCTTAGTGAAGAGTGAACTCCGAGAAAATGAGATTTTCCATCTTAAAATTAATGTATTTAAAACGACTTTCCTGATCATACATGCGTTATTTTTCGTATATCTTAATGcagaaaaataaagatttcTCGTAAAAGGTCATAAAATTACTCCCTCATGATTATTTAATGAATTCAtttatatttggaatttgaaactaTGTAATATGTTAAGTTAAAATGCATATTAATTAGTCATACTTCCCGCTTTAGTCTAATTGTTTTTAAACTTTGACCAcaaaaaataagccaaaattttcatttcttatGTGTTGCATAAAGTTCTCATTCATAGACAACGTCAAACATTACTAATTCTCCCCCGACAACAACACTCATGTTTATTCTTCACTCTACATTTATTATGGCCAACTCAACAATCTCAATAAAGGAATCTGCAAACTTAAACCGACCACGTTTCCTAGCCAAAACTgctaatttttttatgttttgttaaTTAGTTTAATCTAGTTGTGTAGTACAGAACAAACCAAACGCAATATCTGGTCGTTTGGATCACTATAGAGTCCGGAAGTTAGCAACACGCATTctctttccttcccaattttttttatttgcagcACGAATTAATTGTCACAAAGACATTAAATTAAAGCACAACAAATTGGTTAACCCACTTATAATATAAACAAAGAGAAACATTTACAGTAGGACTTATGAAAGATTGATTCTGCCTAATCGATACCTCATCTGGtctaaaagatgaataattttctAATTGTTGACACCGAGTTTTCAAGATAATTTTCTTACTATTGACACTGAGTTTTCAAACTAAAGCGTCTCACTTGATGATGCCTTAAGTTCAATCttggttcttcttcttctctctttcttttagGCAGACACAAGGACGATATAGCTCTGGCAGAAACCACCTTTCTAACAAGTGATTTCCACAGctcatcatctcccccttgttgcACTCTCAGTTTGAATTCTCTGTAATGTAAAATAAAGCTATTAAGATACTCACCAATTACCAACAACATAGACAAAATAATGGATGAACATAATTAGGTTGGTTCAACTGTTCAAGAAATTGACCCTAATTATGAAAAAGACAGACAACATTATTTGAGGTTGATATATCTGTGACCTTATATCGAGCTTATCCAATCTAAAGTGTTCAAAGGTTTTAGGACTCTTTGGAGATATTTTATCTATAGGAACAGGAAATAATAGAGATATTTCAACAAGGATCCAAAAGAACATGTCATATAAGGTTATGCTGCTTTCTAGAAAATAGTTGAAATCAGACCATGTGCAGTGTCAACTAGCTATCACTACTTGGATCATGGATTTGTCGTGCTCAGCAAGAACAACCTCAACAGTCTGCAGTAATTAATGATggtgaaatttggaaaactctGCATGGTTAGATTCATATATTCTCATGACACTGAGCAAAATCATGATGTCAACCAATAACTTTTCACCTAGGCCACAATTTTATGTTCGTGAATCAAATAGAGTATACCCTATCAAATTGTATGTCATATACTCTATTTGACTCACGAacatacaaaaagaaaagattataTGACACTGACTATATCACAAATACAATGGCGATGAACGAAATATCTGGTAAAGTCATTGTATGTGGCTGCCGTTCAGCTATTAGAGATGGTAAGTGTATAAGGACATAAGAATAAACAAACAAATCAATGACAGCAAAGTGATCTTTACAAGTATAGATCAAGAAACTAGTTACACAGTGATGGTTACCTGCAAAGAGGAACTCGGCAATCGTCAGGTTGGTCACAAATAGATGCGTGTAACCTTAGGAGCTGCCACATCCGCTTGCATTTGGAACAACTTCCCTTTGTCCTTCTCTTACAAGTAGAGAAATGCTGGATCAGAAGCTGGAGGCCTCGGCATGTGTCAAATTTGCTACATGGCAGCTTCTCCTGGCAAGATTCCTCGTCACACGGCCCGACGCTCATACATCCTTCGGTGCATATGTGCTCCAAACAATCCATCCCTTCGCTTAGCTGTAAATATAAGTTCTGCTCCCACCCGTgtctcctcctcctcttcttccgCTAAAGTGACAAATTCCCAATTAAAACCACTAATCGCATCACTGAATGATAAAAGAAGATGCAAAGAAATGCCATAATATATTCCAATGTAAGTGGGCAGTGTACATTATATATCATATCTGAGTTATTATGttggatttaacttatatatactaAAGTACACTACAGTTGTGTAAAGAATTCTTAAGCTATGAGTATATTGACATGTTGTAGTAGGTTATTTGCTTCGCACTTATTATGGACAGTTAATTACTTGTTGTAGACtgtattttttgttttagaTGATCTGATAGTGTAAATATTTGTGTAAGCTTTAGGTGTTAGTTAAGCTCTTCATGTTAAATGGCCTAGGCTTGCATGACGACTTCTTCCCATCATCCCACAATCAATTGACAAACTTCAACAATCCACTGAGAATTCCATGATCAAAATTTGGGATTGAAATTGAAACCGCAACGGTCAGTGAGCTACAAAAAGATGCCAATGATGTTGTAGTTACGTACCGATTCAGCCTCATCCATGAACTGTAAAATTTCAAGCTCAAGCATGGGATCATGACGTTGGAGGAATTTCCACCCCTCAGTCTTGTCAACTCTCCTGAAATTGCTACGCAAAAATTTCATGCACTTGAGGTAGAGATCAGGCGCATCACATAGCCTCGCGAGTTGAAGCATGTCTACTATATTTTCAGTTGTCAATTGCTCGGCCAATGCTTTGGTGCATCTATGCTTCAGTACTGGTACCAAGTACACATGAGAAAGTGCTAGCAGATGAATCCCATgtttcttcatctgctcctcagtgCACCTAAATTAGCACAATGATAACATAGTTATTTTAGACATCCAGATTCTATGGAAGTGTTCAACAAAAATTCTTACTAACTGGAATTCTCACATTTAATTAAGACAACTACAAGTAATTATCTACTATAAGTACATGTTAGAGATATCAGATATGTCACAACACAGATATTACTAAAATGCTTTTCAAACTAGTGTACATGATAAAACtccctcttttttcttttctgtttttgtTTGTAACACACTCCAAATAATACCGGAAGACTTGGTCTAGTCGGTGCTGGACAGATATTTAGTAACTGAAATATTATGATTAAAGAATCTAAGTGGCAATGAATGAGCCGCGTGTAAGATGATTCAGAAATGGGACAGCCAAATTTAGCTTTGAGGACAAATTACCTACTCTAAAAGGTTCTACTCCTGGAAGTCATATTCAGTATATTAAATTCCAATTGGAACCAGACTAACATGAGTCCTTGCTATCATATTCAGTATATTAAATTCCAATTAGAACAAGAATCACATGTTATGAAAATCAGCACAGCTTAAGGGTGTTTTGGGATAAATTATCATCTTTAAAAATATGtagtttcttacttattttttctaaGTTACTCAGACTCTTCGAAAGtgttgccgcacccgtgtcggatcctccaaaaatacactacttttgaaggatccgacacacACCAACGACATTTTAggagagtccgagtaacatagtATTTTTTGATGTTCGGTAAGTAAGTAAAACAAATTgtcccaaaaatatttatacataatataaacaACATGATTGGGTTGAGAGTGGGTGTCAGGGTTGGGTTGCCCAAGGATTGAGAGTGGTTAGGAAATAATGAACTtgaaatgtcatttataaaacTAATTTTATCTATTTCCACAAGAAAAgtcaattctttttatttttacaagaactttcctcaaaaaaataatattcagaatattttataccaaaacACACATTAACAGATACTCCTTCTATCTCAATGACACCTTCTGGATTTCGAAATCCAAATAACTCTTTCTCtgataattttatttgaaatattttatatcatcaatTATTGTGACCTATAGTATTTTcaatgtagtttctaaatatgtaaattttatttttaaaaaattaaagatttcatgATAAAATACACAATCGAAATTAAACTATTTGAATCTCAAAATTTCgacggtgccacataaattgtaacatacaatttaaaaaaaaaaaaaaaaaaaccaaggaAATTGTGTTTATAGGAAACTCACTTGAAGGAATAAAGAAATCGGACGAACAAGGAAACGGCGTCGCAGGGCACACCGAGAATACGTATCGTTTTCTCAGAGCTCAGTCGCTTTTGAGGCTGAACTAGTATGCTTTCCAGAACCGTCGAAGCAGTAGCCTACAAATGTATTTCGTAG
This window harbors:
- the LOC132052471 gene encoding BTB/POZ and TAZ domain-containing protein 1-like, with the translated sequence MSHNNFSDEMSETDVQIVTSGGLRIPAHSTVLAAASTVLENILVQPQKRRSSERTIRILGVPCDAVSVFIRFLYSFKCTEEQMERHGIHLLALSHVYLVPQLKQRSTKGLAERLTIENAVDVLQLARLCDAPDLYLKSMKFLSSNFKRVEETEGWKFLQTHDPWLELEILQFMDEAELRKKRTRRHRLELSLYLQLSEAMDCLEHICTEGCTSVQPFDKEPSNKRQPCSKFDTCQGLQLLIRHFATCKRRTNGGCLRCKRMWQILRLHASICDQPNDCQVPLCRQFKLKVQQRGDDELWKSLVRKVVSARAMSSLSLPKRKREEEPRMDLSHHEVMNFRLAA
- the LOC132052472 gene encoding BTB/POZ and TAZ domain-containing protein 1-like, which produces MSPNNLASDVDGLHRENETDVQIITSSGLRISAHSNVLATASTVLESILVQPQKRLSSEKTIRILGVPCDAVSLFVRFLYSFKCTEEQMKKHGIHLLALSHVYLVPVLKHRCTKALAEQLTTENIVDMLQLARLCDAPDLYLKCMKFLRSNFRRVDKTEGWKFLQRHDPMLELEILQFMDEAESRKKRRRRHGWEQNLYLQLSEGMDCLEHICTEGCMSVGPCDEESCQEKLPCSKFDTCRGLQLLIQHFSTCKRRTKGSCSKCKRMWQLLRLHASICDQPDDCRVPLCREFKLRVQQGGDDELWKSLVRKVVSARAISSLCLPKRKREEEEPRLNLRHHQVRRFSLKTQCQ